The Flexivirga aerilata sequence GGCGAGCAGCGCACCCACCACGATGCTCGACTCGCGGGCCGGTGCGACGAGTGCGACCGGGGTGGTCGTCATCGCCTGCAGCACCAGCACGTAGGCCAGCGGGGAGAGCACCGCGATCACGGCGACCTCGCGCCAGTGGTCGTGCAGGATCCGTCGCATCGTCCCGCGCTGCCCGCGCAGCGCGGGCGCCATCAGCAGTGACTGCCAGGCCGCGGTGAGCGCGAAGTAGGGGATCGGCAGCAGCGCGAGCTCGGTCATCGCGTGGTCGTCCCAGAGCGTGTATGACGCAATCGTCAGCCCGGTGAGCGTGCCCCACAGGATCCCGCTGTATGCCGAATGTCGCTGCACCGCATGGCCTTCCGGCGCCCGAGCAGTCGCGACGATCGCGACGCCGGCCACGACGACCAGACCACCGGCGACACCCAGCAGCCCGGGTCGTTCGCCGAGCGCGGCGATCGCGAAGACCATGGTGATCAGCGGACCGGTGCCGCGGGCGACCGGATAGACCACGCCGAGATCGGCGTTGTCATAGCCGGTCTGCAGGGCCAGACCGTAGAGGTTGTGGAACAGCCCGGACAGGGCGCTCGCGAGTAGCAGCGGCCAGTCGATCGAGGAGTCGCTGCGCAGCAGCACGACTGCCCCGATCGGCAGCCACAGCGCCGCCGACAGCAGCGCGTAACAGAAGACGAAGACCTGGCTGCCGCCCTGCACCCGTTTGGCCGCGATGTTCCACACCGCGTGCAGCACCGCGGCGGTCAGCACCAGGGCGAGGGCGGCTAGGGACACCGGACCGACCCTATCGATCGGCCGCATGCGGGACCGGGTCAGGGGAATGATGGCGGGTATGGCGACCTTGGACAGTCAATGACCGACGACGGACAGCCGACGAGCGACGAGCAGGCAGGCGACCGGAAGTTGCTCTCGCTGAGTGAGCCGGCCGGCAAACGGCTGCTCGCCACGACCGTGCTCGGCTCGGGGATGGGCTTCCTCGACGGGACCGTCGCCAACGTCGCCCTGCCGCACATCGGCGACGACCTGCACGCGGACCTCGCCGGCCTGCAGTGGGTGGTGAACGGCTACACGCTGTCGTTGGCGTCGCTCATCCTCGTCGGCGGCTCGCTCGGCGACCGGCTCGGCCGCAAGCGCGTATATGCCTGGGGGATAGCCGGTTTCGCGGTGGCCTCGGTGCTGGTCGCGATCGGTCCGACGATCGAGACCGTGGTGCTCGCCCGGGTGCTGCAGGGTGTCTTCGCGGCACTGATGACGCCGGGTTCGCTGGCGATGCTGCAGGCGTCCTTCCGCCCGGAGGACCGGATGCGGGCGATCGGCGCATGGACCGGCACGCTCGGCATCGCGACCGCGGCCGGGCCGGTGATGGGCGGCTGGCTGGTCGGGATCGACTGGCGCATCGCCTTCTGGATCAACGTGCCGCTCGCGGCGATCGTGCTGTGGCTGCTGAAGCCGGCGCCGGAGTCGCGCGACGAGGACGACGTCTACCGCTTCGACTGGTGGGCGGTGGTGCTCGCGCCGGTCACGCTCGCCGGCATCACCTGGGCGCTCACCGCGTGGCCGGACACCGGCCCGTCCGCCACGACCGTCGGAGCCTTGGTCGTCGGCATCCTCGCCGGCGTCGCGTTCGTACTCTTCGAGCTGCGGGAGCCGCACCCGATGCTGCCGCCCGCGATCTTCGCCTCCCGCGACTTCTCGGTGATCAACATCGTGACGCTGTTCGTCTATGCGGCGCTCTCCGGCTCGATGCTCTTCCTCGCGATCTTCCTGCAGGTGAGCGCCGGCTGGTCGCCGCTCGAGGCGGGCGCGGCAACGGTCCCCGTCTCGATCATCATGTTCTTCCTGGCGTCCCGTTTCGGTGCGGTGGCAACGAAATTCGGTGCGCGCACCCCGATGGTCGCCGGGTCCGCCGTGCTGACCGTCGGCTTCGCGTGGCTCGCGCTCGCGCCGGACGGCCCGTCATACGTCGGCCAGATCCTGCCGGGGGTGATCCTGATGGGCCTTGG is a genomic window containing:
- a CDS encoding EamA family transporter — translated: MSLAALALVLTAAVLHAVWNIAAKRVQGGSQVFVFCYALLSAALWLPIGAVVLLRSDSSIDWPLLLASALSGLFHNLYGLALQTGYDNADLGVVYPVARGTGPLITMVFAIAALGERPGLLGVAGGLVVVAGVAIVATARAPEGHAVQRHSAYSGILWGTLTGLTIASYTLWDDHAMTELALLPIPYFALTAAWQSLLMAPALRGQRGTMRRILHDHWREVAVIAVLSPLAYVLVLQAMTTTPVALVAPARESSIVVGALLAWWLFKEPRPARKLAGAVVVLAGIALIAA
- a CDS encoding MFS transporter → MTDDGQPTSDEQAGDRKLLSLSEPAGKRLLATTVLGSGMGFLDGTVANVALPHIGDDLHADLAGLQWVVNGYTLSLASLILVGGSLGDRLGRKRVYAWGIAGFAVASVLVAIGPTIETVVLARVLQGVFAALMTPGSLAMLQASFRPEDRMRAIGAWTGTLGIATAAGPVMGGWLVGIDWRIAFWINVPLAAIVLWLLKPAPESRDEDDVYRFDWWAVVLAPVTLAGITWALTAWPDTGPSATTVGALVVGILAGVAFVLFELREPHPMLPPAIFASRDFSVINIVTLFVYAALSGSMLFLAIFLQVSAGWSPLEAGAATVPVSIIMFFLASRFGAVATKFGARTPMVAGSAVLTVGFAWLALAPDGPSYVGQILPGVILMGLGLSMLVAPLTGTVLAAVPDEESGLASGINNAVSRTAGLLAVAVLPLLVGLSGTAYRDPAAVGDAYRASMWWCAALVAVGGILTAVALRSPASEAQPATTEG